Proteins from one Niallia circulans genomic window:
- the ptsG gene encoding glucose-specific PTS transporter subunit IIBC — translation MFKQIFGVLQKVGKALMLPVALLPAAGILLALGNALHNEALLDIAPFLDNSGVSMVASVMENAGNIVFSNLPLLFAVGVAVGLSGGEGVAGLAAIIGYLIMNVTMGTVKGYTAESVNGIDIANVLGIPTLQTGVFGGIIVGILASMLYNKFYEIELPSYLGFFAGKRFVPIITAASAVILGLLMVLIWPPIQSGLNAFSQNMVNANLTVSALIFGIIERSLIPFGLHHIFYSPFWYEFGQYTTAAGDVVRGDQRIFMAEIKDGVQNLTAGTFMTGKFPFMMFGLPAAALAIYHEARPERKAVVGGLMASAALTSFLTGITEPLEFSFLFVAPVLFGIHAVFAGLSFMTMQLLNVKVGMTFSGGLIDYVLFGLINPQTNAWIIIPVGLVFALIYYFGFRFAIRKFNLKTPGREDETQEEETTGGATSDLPYEVLEAMGGQENIAHLDACITRLRVSVNDIKDVDKDRLKKLGAAGVLEVGNNIQAIFGPRSETIKGQMRDIMSGKRPRPAATPSMDKEVQQQIEDVNPNALKGDFDGDDSLVSPIKGQLVPITEVPDPVFAGKMMGDGFAVIPSEGTVVSPVDGKIVNLFPTKHAIGIMADSGREILIHFGIDTVKLKGEGFETLIGENDVVKKGQPLLKVDLDYIKENATSTITPIIFTNLAEGESVQINKPGNVDLKEEEIISIVK, via the coding sequence ATGTTTAAACAGATTTTCGGTGTTTTGCAAAAAGTCGGAAAAGCACTTATGCTTCCGGTTGCATTATTGCCAGCTGCTGGTATTTTACTTGCGCTAGGTAATGCGCTTCACAATGAAGCGTTGTTAGACATTGCTCCGTTTTTAGATAATAGTGGAGTATCTATGGTAGCATCCGTTATGGAAAATGCGGGTAATATCGTATTCAGCAACCTGCCGCTGTTGTTTGCAGTTGGTGTTGCAGTAGGATTATCTGGTGGTGAAGGTGTTGCCGGGCTTGCTGCTATTATTGGTTACTTGATCATGAACGTAACAATGGGTACTGTTAAAGGCTATACAGCTGAATCTGTTAACGGTATCGATATTGCTAACGTACTTGGTATTCCAACACTTCAAACTGGGGTGTTCGGTGGTATTATCGTCGGTATACTTGCTTCCATGCTTTACAATAAATTTTATGAAATTGAATTGCCATCATATTTAGGATTCTTTGCTGGTAAACGTTTTGTGCCGATTATTACAGCGGCATCTGCAGTTATCCTTGGTTTGCTAATGGTATTAATCTGGCCGCCAATTCAATCAGGTCTTAATGCCTTCTCACAAAACATGGTTAATGCAAACTTAACTGTTTCAGCACTTATCTTTGGTATCATTGAACGTTCATTGATTCCATTTGGTCTTCACCATATCTTCTATTCTCCATTCTGGTATGAATTTGGACAATACACAACTGCTGCAGGTGATGTAGTACGTGGTGACCAACGTATCTTTATGGCAGAAATTAAAGACGGTGTACAAAACTTGACTGCTGGTACTTTCATGACAGGTAAATTCCCATTCATGATGTTCGGTTTACCAGCTGCTGCTCTTGCGATTTATCATGAAGCTCGCCCAGAAAGAAAAGCGGTTGTTGGTGGTTTAATGGCATCAGCTGCATTGACTTCTTTCTTAACAGGTATTACTGAGCCATTAGAATTCTCATTCTTATTCGTTGCACCAGTTCTTTTCGGTATTCACGCAGTATTTGCAGGTCTATCATTCATGACAATGCAACTATTGAATGTTAAGGTTGGTATGACTTTCTCTGGTGGTTTGATTGACTATGTACTATTCGGATTAATCAACCCACAAACAAACGCTTGGATTATTATTCCAGTTGGTTTAGTGTTTGCACTTATCTACTACTTCGGTTTCCGTTTCGCGATCCGTAAGTTTAACTTGAAAACTCCTGGACGTGAAGATGAAACACAAGAAGAAGAAACAACAGGGGGAGCAACTAGCGACCTTCCGTACGAAGTGTTAGAAGCTATGGGTGGACAAGAAAACATCGCTCACCTTGATGCATGTATTACAAGACTTCGTGTATCAGTTAATGATATTAAAGATGTTGATAAAGATCGTTTGAAAAAGCTTGGTGCTGCTGGAGTCTTAGAAGTCGGCAACAACATTCAAGCAATCTTTGGTCCTCGCTCTGAAACAATTAAAGGGCAAATGAGAGATATTATGAGTGGTAAAAGACCACGTCCGGCTGCAACGCCTTCTATGGATAAAGAAGTACAGCAACAAATTGAAGACGTAAATCCAAATGCCCTTAAAGGTGATTTTGATGGTGATGATTCACTAGTTTCACCTATTAAAGGACAATTGGTGCCAATCACAGAAGTTCCAGATCCGGTTTTTGCTGGAAAAATGATGGGTGATGGTTTCGCAGTTATTCCATCTGAAGGTACAGTTGTATCTCCTGTTGATGGAAAAATCGTAAACCTGTTCCCGACTAAACACGCAATCGGCATCATGGCAGATTCAGGCCGTGAAATCCTTATCCACTTCGGTATTGATACAGTGAAACTGAAAGGGGAAGGGTTCGAAACTCTAATAGGGGAAAATGACGTTGTTAAAAAAGGTCAGCCTCTATTGAAAGTAGACTTGGATTACATTAAAGAAAACGCAACTTCAACAATAACGCCAATCATCTTTACTAATTTAGCTGAAGGTGAATCTGTACAGATTAACAAACCAGGCAATGTTGACTTAAAAGAAGAAGAAATTATTTCTATCGTGAAATAA
- the glcT gene encoding glucose PTS transporter transcription antiterminator GlcT, translated as MPNLLVKKALNNNVLIGEHPSYGEVVLIGKGIGFNRKNGDTIDADVVEKLFVLRNEKEQMNYLKLLPQVDNDLLDVIISSIELIKSKTNTKLNEHIHVALTDHIMFAVSRLSNGLVLNNPFLIETKALYPYEYKIAEDVVKLIGEQTEISLPVGEIGFIALHIHSAMMNRNLSEVNQHSQLVTHLVNLIEEQLDVQIDKDSIDYMRLVRHLRFTIERVHHGEKVDEPEKITSLLKAEYPLCYNLSWKLIKVMQQTLRKPVFDAEAVYLTMHLQRLQKKVK; from the coding sequence ATGCCGAATTTGCTAGTAAAAAAAGCGCTTAATAATAATGTGCTAATTGGTGAGCATCCTTCATATGGAGAAGTTGTGCTTATTGGAAAAGGGATAGGCTTCAATCGGAAAAACGGTGATACTATTGATGCAGATGTAGTTGAGAAACTGTTTGTACTTCGAAATGAGAAGGAACAGATGAACTACCTGAAACTCCTTCCTCAAGTAGACAACGATTTGCTAGACGTTATTATCTCCTCGATTGAGCTTATTAAAAGCAAAACAAATACAAAGCTTAATGAGCATATACATGTTGCATTAACAGATCATATCATGTTTGCAGTTTCGAGACTGTCGAATGGGCTAGTGTTGAATAATCCGTTTTTAATTGAAACGAAGGCGCTTTATCCATATGAATACAAGATTGCCGAGGATGTGGTGAAGCTTATTGGTGAACAGACAGAGATTAGTTTACCAGTAGGTGAAATCGGTTTCATCGCTCTGCATATTCACAGTGCGATGATGAATAGAAATCTATCGGAGGTTAATCAGCATTCCCAGTTGGTGACACACTTAGTTAATTTAATTGAGGAACAGCTTGATGTGCAAATTGATAAGGACAGCATAGATTATATGAGACTGGTGCGCCATCTCCGGTTTACAATTGAAAGAGTTCATCACGGGGAAAAAGTAGATGAGCCAGAAAAAATAACTTCCCTATTGAAAGCCGAATATCCACTGTGCTATAATCTCTCATGGAAGCTCATTAAGGTTATGCAACAAACATTAAGAAAACCAGTATTTGATGCGGAAGCGGTGTATTTAACAATGCATTTGCAGCGTCTTCAAAAGAAGGTTAAATAG
- a CDS encoding NCS2 family permease — protein MKKFFKFEELGTNYRKEFVGGFTTFLAMAYILAVNPFTLTLGDVADLPAALRMDYGAVFVATALAAAIGSLIMGLFANYPIALAPGLGLNAFFAYTVVLTQGEPWEYALAAVFISSFFFLLLTITGLREKLINAIPVELKLAVGAGIGLFITFIGLQNADIIIDNPATLVHIGDLSQPSTLLAIFGIFVTIILMVRKIHGGVFYGMVITAVVGMIFGVIDAPSGVVSAVPSLEPTFGKLFSAFGDGAFYTQSMLVVILTFLFVDFFDNAGTLVAVANQAGLMKDNKLPRAGKALFADSIASMVGSIFGTSTTTSFVESSAGVAAGARSGFASIVTAGFFLLSLFFFPLLEVVTSAVTTPALVVVGILMVSSLGKIDWTKFEIAVPSFLVVVSMPLTYSIATGIAVGFIFYPITMLLSGRRKEINPIMYIFFAIFALYFVFLQ, from the coding sequence ATGAAAAAGTTTTTTAAATTTGAGGAACTAGGAACGAACTACCGTAAGGAATTTGTCGGTGGATTCACTACTTTCCTAGCAATGGCATATATTTTGGCGGTTAACCCATTTACATTGACTTTAGGCGATGTAGCGGACCTGCCGGCAGCACTTCGAATGGACTATGGTGCTGTATTCGTAGCAACAGCATTGGCAGCAGCAATCGGTTCACTTATTATGGGGCTGTTTGCTAATTATCCAATCGCACTTGCACCTGGTTTAGGGTTAAATGCATTTTTTGCTTATACAGTTGTTTTAACACAAGGTGAGCCTTGGGAATACGCATTGGCAGCAGTCTTTATTTCAAGCTTCTTCTTCCTGCTGTTAACGATTACTGGGCTTCGTGAAAAATTAATAAATGCAATACCAGTTGAATTAAAGCTCGCAGTTGGTGCGGGAATCGGTTTGTTTATTACATTCATTGGATTGCAAAACGCTGATATTATCATCGACAATCCTGCAACATTGGTTCATATTGGTGATTTATCACAGCCTAGCACATTACTTGCAATCTTCGGGATTTTCGTAACAATCATTCTAATGGTTAGGAAGATTCATGGCGGTGTATTCTACGGAATGGTTATCACTGCCGTTGTAGGGATGATTTTTGGTGTTATTGATGCTCCATCAGGTGTTGTCTCAGCAGTACCAAGCTTAGAGCCGACATTTGGTAAATTGTTCTCTGCTTTCGGAGACGGAGCTTTCTACACACAAAGCATGCTTGTTGTTATTTTGACTTTCTTATTCGTAGATTTCTTTGATAATGCAGGTACATTGGTAGCTGTAGCAAACCAAGCAGGACTAATGAAAGACAATAAATTGCCAAGAGCAGGTAAAGCGTTGTTTGCAGATTCTATCGCTTCTATGGTAGGTTCTATCTTCGGTACATCAACAACAACTTCTTTTGTTGAATCATCTGCTGGTGTTGCAGCAGGGGCTCGTTCAGGATTTGCATCTATTGTTACAGCAGGATTCTTCTTGCTTTCCTTGTTCTTCTTCCCATTGTTGGAGGTCGTAACATCAGCTGTCACTACACCAGCACTTGTTGTAGTAGGAATCTTGATGGTTTCTTCATTAGGAAAAATTGATTGGACTAAGTTTGAAATCGCAGTGCCTTCTTTCTTAGTAGTCGTATCAATGCCATTAACATACAGCATTGCGACAGGTATTGCCGTTGGATTCATTTTCTACCCAATCACAATGCTTTTGAGTGGCCGTAGAAAAGAAATCAACCCGATTATGTACATTTTCTTTGCAATCTTTGCGCTATACTTCGTATTCTTGCAATAG
- a CDS encoding matrixin family metalloprotease — translation MFSHEFGHVLGLAHMTSTSANAGKVLMRGAFPRAIGPTKDELNTITKLYK, via the coding sequence ATTTTTTCACATGAATTTGGACACGTTTTAGGATTGGCGCATATGACTAGCACAAGTGCTAATGCTGGAAAAGTATTGATGAGAGGTGCCTTCCCTAGAGCTATTGGACCTACTAAAGATGAACTGAATACGATAACAAAACTATATAAATAA
- the guaA gene encoding glutamine-hydrolyzing GMP synthase, whose translation MGKTSIQDQQMIVVLDFGSQYNQLITRRIREFGVYSELHPHTITAEEIKALNPAGIIFSGGPNSVYDENAFGCDERIFELGLPIFGICYGMQLMTKHFGGKVEKAKHREYGKAEIKIENSTKLFSDLPSEQIVWMSHGDLVVEQPEGFTVDAINPSCPIASMSNEEKGLYAVQFHPEVRHSVYGNELLKNFVFGVCGCKGDWSMENFIEIEMEKIRQTVGDKKVLCALSGGVDSSVVAVLIHKAIGDQLTCIFVDHGLLRKGEAESVMKTFTEGFHMNVIKVDAKERFMSKLEGVSDPEKKRKIIGNEFIYVFDDEASKLEGIDFLAQGTLYTDIIESGTATAQTIKSHHNVGGLPEDMQFQLIEPLNTLFKDEVRALGSELGIADEIVWRQPFPGPGLGIRVLGAISEDKLEIVRESDYILREEIKKAGLDRDIWQYFTVLPDIRSVGVMGDARTYDYTIGIRAVTSIDGMTSDWARIPWEVLEVISTRIVNEVDHVNRVVYDITSKPPATIEWE comes from the coding sequence ATGGGGAAAACAAGCATTCAAGACCAACAAATGATTGTCGTTCTTGATTTCGGCAGTCAGTATAATCAATTAATCACAAGAAGAATTAGGGAATTTGGCGTTTACAGTGAGCTTCACCCACATACAATCACAGCAGAGGAAATTAAAGCATTGAATCCAGCGGGAATTATCTTCTCTGGTGGACCAAACAGTGTTTATGATGAGAATGCATTTGGCTGTGACGAACGTATTTTTGAACTTGGTTTACCTATCTTCGGTATTTGCTACGGTATGCAGTTGATGACAAAGCATTTCGGCGGTAAAGTGGAAAAAGCGAAGCATCGTGAATACGGTAAAGCAGAAATCAAAATTGAAAACAGCACAAAGCTTTTCTCTGATTTGCCAAGTGAGCAAATTGTGTGGATGAGCCATGGTGATCTTGTTGTCGAGCAGCCTGAAGGATTTACAGTTGACGCAATTAACCCTTCTTGCCCAATTGCTTCTATGAGCAATGAGGAAAAAGGTCTTTATGCAGTACAATTCCATCCAGAAGTACGCCATTCCGTATACGGAAATGAACTGCTGAAAAACTTTGTTTTCGGTGTTTGTGGATGTAAAGGTGACTGGTCTATGGAAAACTTCATTGAAATCGAAATGGAGAAAATCCGTCAAACAGTTGGAGACAAAAAAGTTCTTTGCGCACTTAGCGGCGGAGTAGATTCTTCTGTAGTTGCTGTTCTTATCCATAAAGCAATCGGCGATCAATTGACATGTATCTTCGTTGACCACGGTCTATTGCGTAAAGGTGAAGCAGAAAGTGTTATGAAGACTTTCACAGAAGGCTTCCATATGAACGTAATCAAAGTGGATGCTAAAGAACGTTTCATGTCTAAACTAGAAGGTGTCAGCGATCCAGAGAAAAAACGTAAAATCATCGGTAACGAGTTCATTTACGTATTCGATGATGAAGCAAGCAAGCTAGAAGGAATCGACTTCCTTGCACAAGGAACACTTTACACAGATATTATCGAAAGTGGTACAGCAACTGCGCAAACTATCAAGTCCCACCACAATGTTGGCGGTCTTCCAGAAGATATGCAGTTCCAATTAATCGAGCCATTGAACACATTGTTTAAGGATGAAGTAAGAGCATTAGGTTCAGAGCTTGGTATAGCTGATGAAATCGTTTGGAGACAGCCATTCCCAGGTCCTGGTCTTGGTATCCGTGTATTAGGGGCAATCAGCGAAGATAAGCTGGAAATCGTTCGTGAATCTGACTATATCCTGCGTGAAGAAATTAAAAAAGCAGGCCTAGACCGCGATATTTGGCAATACTTCACAGTGCTGCCTGACATCCGCAGCGTTGGTGTAATGGGCGACGCACGCACATACGATTACACAATCGGTATCCGTGCAGTTACATCTATCGATGGTATGACATCTGACTGGGCGCGTATCCCATGGGAAGTGCTTGAAGTCATTTCAACAAGAATCGTTAACGAAGTGGATCATGTTAACCGCGTCGTTTATGATATTACAAGTAAGCCACCAGCAACTATTGAGTGGGAATAA
- a CDS encoding transglutaminaseTgpA domain-containing protein, with protein MSSNRLHTAISNFMLYVLGFFLIWEWLRPMEQLTNTGNILVFILFLILSLAMAYLRFAPILSGLIKLGYIIFILQYLYYENSFLTFSWIGPFMAEMIDNIAILFDTNWPDLTDMFKSLLFFILLWLMSYLIDYWLIKRRRIFTFFLLTMVYITVLDTFTPYNAYAAIIRTTIIGFTAMGMLTFYRMRDKENITGSKFLALKWIAPLLLFVFASTAIAFAAPKADPLWPDPVPFIQTIGDKGGGEGTGTGPHRVGYGVDDSRLGGDFLPDDTVVFQTEVQSPHYWKVETKDSYTGKGWVQSEAAVEMNGQDFQRIEGAGDIPFVAFESGDSVATEEKESKVQFVEPFDYLLYPLGAKGAISTMDAMMIVETGNERISFDYPVNSYSVTYDEPEYSLDALTNADMEGYLRGNQEFAARYTQLPENLPQRVIDLANEITQDEENVFAKARAIENYFSANGFVYSQSDVAIPADDEDYVDQFLFETKIGYCDNYSTSMVVMLRALDIPARWVKGFTEGELIQQENNISEYDVTNNNAHSWVEAYFPGTGWVTFEPTQGFSNENTFVNDVRNEADTDTEETDQPQQEEQEQTEADQTPQQETTASDQSEQFSFGKWWSAFKAFAADKWQWIAGFAAFLLAISWLLFWKRHKWLPYYYLWKFKRGKNSTDFEAAYLTLLKLLKLSGWGKQENMTLREYAKYIDHVLDSSDMAVLTAKYEELLYKGRRQDMDWSELKALWERLVRKTAA; from the coding sequence TTGAGTTCTAATAGGTTACATACAGCAATATCTAATTTCATGCTGTATGTTCTTGGTTTTTTTCTAATATGGGAATGGCTCCGGCCGATGGAGCAATTAACAAATACAGGGAATATCCTCGTGTTTATCTTATTCTTAATTCTCTCACTTGCTATGGCCTATTTGCGCTTTGCTCCCATTTTGAGTGGGTTAATTAAACTAGGATATATAATTTTTATTTTACAATATTTATACTATGAAAATTCCTTTTTAACCTTTAGCTGGATTGGGCCATTTATGGCGGAAATGATCGATAATATCGCTATTTTATTTGATACGAATTGGCCTGATTTGACTGATATGTTTAAGAGTTTACTCTTTTTTATATTGCTGTGGTTAATGTCTTATTTAATAGACTATTGGCTAATTAAGCGGAGAAGAATTTTCACTTTCTTCTTATTGACGATGGTTTATATAACAGTTCTTGATACATTTACTCCCTATAATGCATATGCAGCAATTATAAGGACAACAATTATTGGGTTTACAGCAATGGGGATGCTGACATTCTACCGGATGCGAGACAAGGAGAATATTACAGGCAGCAAGTTTCTCGCCTTGAAGTGGATTGCACCACTACTATTATTTGTTTTTGCGAGTACGGCGATTGCATTTGCTGCACCGAAAGCAGACCCTTTATGGCCAGACCCTGTTCCATTCATCCAAACAATTGGTGACAAAGGCGGAGGGGAAGGCACCGGCACCGGACCACATCGAGTTGGTTACGGTGTTGATGATTCAAGACTTGGAGGAGACTTTTTGCCTGACGATACAGTCGTGTTTCAAACAGAGGTACAATCTCCCCATTATTGGAAAGTAGAGACGAAAGATAGTTATACAGGCAAGGGCTGGGTTCAATCAGAAGCAGCGGTCGAAATGAATGGGCAAGATTTTCAAAGAATCGAAGGGGCGGGAGATATTCCGTTTGTCGCATTTGAAAGTGGAGACAGTGTGGCAACAGAAGAAAAGGAAAGTAAGGTTCAATTTGTAGAGCCATTCGATTATTTGCTGTATCCATTAGGTGCAAAAGGAGCAATTTCAACAATGGATGCAATGATGATAGTCGAAACTGGAAATGAACGAATTTCCTTCGATTATCCAGTTAATTCTTATTCCGTTACATATGACGAGCCTGAGTACAGCTTAGATGCATTGACAAATGCTGATATGGAAGGATATTTACGGGGAAATCAAGAGTTTGCAGCAAGATATACGCAGCTGCCGGAAAACCTTCCACAGAGGGTAATTGATTTAGCAAATGAAATTACACAGGATGAAGAGAATGTTTTTGCTAAAGCAAGAGCGATTGAGAATTATTTTTCTGCCAACGGCTTTGTCTACAGCCAAAGCGATGTTGCAATACCAGCGGATGATGAGGATTATGTTGACCAATTTCTATTTGAAACAAAGATAGGTTATTGCGACAACTATTCAACATCTATGGTCGTTATGCTCCGTGCTCTCGATATACCTGCAAGATGGGTAAAAGGATTCACCGAAGGAGAGCTTATCCAACAGGAGAACAACATAAGTGAATATGATGTAACAAATAATAATGCCCATTCCTGGGTAGAGGCATATTTTCCTGGAACTGGCTGGGTAACCTTCGAGCCAACACAAGGATTTTCAAACGAAAACACATTTGTGAATGACGTCAGAAATGAAGCCGACACAGATACCGAGGAAACAGACCAACCACAGCAGGAGGAACAGGAGCAAACCGAAGCAGACCAAACTCCTCAACAGGAAACAACTGCATCAGATCAGTCCGAGCAATTCTCCTTTGGCAAGTGGTGGAGTGCATTCAAAGCCTTTGCTGCAGATAAGTGGCAATGGATAGCTGGCTTCGCTGCCTTCCTGTTAGCGATAAGCTGGTTGCTGTTCTGGAAAAGACATAAATGGCTTCCTTATTACTATCTATGGAAATTTAAAAGAGGAAAAAATAGTACTGATTTTGAAGCAGCTTACTTAACTCTACTCAAGTTGCTAAAGCTCTCAGGCTGGGGCAAACAAGAGAACATGACATTACGCGAATATGCCAAATACATTGACCATGTATTAGACTCAAGTGATATGGCTGTACTGACTGCTAAATACGAGGAATTACTGTATAAAGGCAGGCGACAGGATATGGACTGGAGTGAGTTAAAAGCATTATGGGAAAGGCTGGTCAGAAAGACAGCAGCTTAA
- a CDS encoding DUF58 domain-containing protein, giving the protein MKTLLRRMLSIWKLLVLFLLAGAAFAYAMFQGGFVSWFLFYSFLPFAIYGALLAMYPLKEWKAVRKIAKHEYNAMESMTVELELTRKSMFPLFYLLVEDKFSAPLKEKASGKVLIFPGFKKRIIFTYQVDALPRGEHLFNKVSVKTGDPLGLMEKEAAIAVPSRIIVYPVYEELSYKPFSTHYDQGATVSKERVQRDTTMAVGIREYQTGDRFSWINWKASAKRDSFMTKEFEQKQSHDILVVLDCEKSNGFESLVSFTASLIRGIIRKGAQVGLLTVEKERTSFPIRGGEGQRSLLFHHLAKCEDESPLTLANVLDNEMSTLQQQATLLITTTNLTKQLIEKTSYLANKRQQVVVFLVKEANESMTQQERSLKAGASSRGIIVIPVSKGRFKEAFLEVATS; this is encoded by the coding sequence ATGAAAACATTATTAAGAAGAATGCTTAGCATTTGGAAGCTTCTCGTTTTGTTTTTATTAGCAGGAGCCGCATTTGCTTACGCCATGTTTCAAGGCGGATTTGTCAGCTGGTTTTTATTTTACAGCTTTCTCCCGTTTGCCATATATGGTGCGCTGCTTGCAATGTATCCATTAAAGGAGTGGAAGGCAGTAAGGAAAATTGCGAAGCATGAATACAATGCAATGGAATCAATGACAGTCGAACTAGAGCTGACAAGAAAATCGATGTTTCCACTGTTCTACCTGTTAGTAGAAGATAAATTCAGTGCTCCATTAAAGGAGAAGGCTTCCGGTAAAGTATTAATTTTCCCAGGGTTCAAAAAGCGGATTATCTTTACTTACCAAGTGGATGCCCTTCCAAGAGGTGAGCATTTGTTTAATAAGGTATCTGTTAAAACAGGAGATCCACTAGGATTGATGGAAAAGGAAGCTGCCATTGCTGTCCCTAGTCGGATTATTGTTTATCCAGTTTACGAGGAGCTTTCTTATAAGCCTTTCTCAACTCATTATGACCAAGGAGCAACAGTTTCAAAGGAGCGAGTTCAACGGGATACGACAATGGCAGTTGGGATTCGAGAATACCAGACTGGTGACAGGTTTTCTTGGATTAATTGGAAGGCAAGTGCCAAAAGAGATTCATTTATGACAAAGGAGTTTGAACAGAAGCAATCCCATGACATTCTTGTAGTGCTTGATTGTGAAAAGAGTAATGGATTTGAGTCACTTGTATCTTTTACTGCTTCTTTAATAAGAGGAATTATCCGCAAGGGTGCCCAAGTAGGCTTGCTGACGGTAGAAAAGGAACGCACCTCTTTTCCGATAAGAGGAGGGGAAGGTCAACGAAGCCTTCTGTTTCATCATTTAGCAAAGTGTGAGGATGAATCACCGCTTACTTTGGCGAATGTGCTCGATAATGAAATGTCCACACTGCAGCAGCAGGCAACTTTATTGATTACTACCACGAACTTAACGAAGCAACTCATTGAAAAGACAAGCTATCTTGCAAATAAACGTCAGCAAGTTGTTGTATTTCTCGTCAAGGAAGCAAATGAGAGTATGACACAGCAGGAAAGAAGCTTAAAAGCTGGGGCGTCATCAAGAGGTATAATCGTCATCCCAGTGTCAAAAGGGAGATTTAAAGAGGCATTTTTGGAGGTGGCAACTAGTTGA
- a CDS encoding AAA family ATPase, with translation MTITRETNSKVNSIIENIEKVMIGKRDVAELSLIALLAQGHVLLEDVPGVGKTMMVRSLAKSVGANFRRIQFTPDLLPSDVTGVSIYNPKEMEFQFLPGPILGNIILADEINRTSPKTQSALLEAMEESSVTIDGVTHQLKKPFFVMATQNPIEYEGTYPLPEAQLDRFLLKMKMGYPTHEEEMDVLTRVQTSAPIEELSSVVTLEELIMLQAEVKKIYVDATIKKYIVDLAAETRTHPNVYLGASPRGSIALMRAVQSYAFVQGRDYVIPDDVQYLVKAVFSHRIILKSEAKFDGITAEDIMDEIIATVQVPVRRLGS, from the coding sequence ATGACGATTACAAGAGAAACTAATAGCAAGGTAAACAGCATCATTGAAAATATAGAAAAGGTAATGATAGGTAAGCGAGATGTTGCAGAGCTTAGCTTAATTGCCTTGTTAGCACAAGGGCATGTTTTGCTTGAGGATGTTCCCGGAGTAGGAAAAACAATGATGGTTCGTTCCTTAGCTAAATCAGTCGGGGCAAACTTCCGCAGAATTCAATTTACCCCCGATTTACTTCCATCTGATGTGACAGGTGTATCTATTTACAATCCGAAAGAAATGGAATTTCAGTTTCTGCCTGGACCGATTTTAGGAAATATCATTCTGGCAGATGAAATTAACAGAACCTCACCGAAAACCCAATCCGCTTTATTAGAGGCTATGGAGGAAAGCAGTGTGACGATTGATGGTGTTACACATCAATTGAAAAAGCCGTTCTTTGTTATGGCCACTCAAAACCCAATCGAATATGAGGGGACATACCCTCTTCCAGAAGCACAATTAGACCGTTTTCTGCTGAAAATGAAAATGGGCTACCCAACACATGAGGAAGAGATGGATGTACTTACTAGAGTGCAGACATCCGCTCCGATTGAAGAGCTTAGCAGTGTTGTTACATTAGAAGAGCTTATTATGCTCCAAGCTGAAGTGAAAAAGATATACGTTGATGCCACGATAAAAAAATATATTGTTGACCTTGCAGCTGAAACTAGAACACATCCAAATGTGTATTTAGGTGCAAGCCCCCGCGGTTCCATTGCTTTAATGAGGGCAGTTCAAAGCTATGCATTTGTGCAAGGCAGGGATTATGTTATTCCTGATGATGTCCAATACCTTGTTAAGGCTGTCTTTTCCCATAGAATTATCTTGAAATCAGAAGCTAAATTCGATGGAATTACGGCAGAGGATATTATGGATGAGATTATCGCTACAGTACAAGTTCCGGTTAGAAGGCTCGGTTCTTGA